From the genome of Streptomyces sp. NBC_01304:
CGGCGGCACCATCCGCACCACCATCGGCCGCCTCCTCGGCCTGGACTCCCACCACTGGGAGGGCCTGGGCGGCCTGTCCAACTGCGCCTGGTCGATCCTCGGCGAGGGCGCGCGCGGCTGGCGCCTGCTCGAGCACAATGCCGGGACACTCCCGGTGCCGGTGCTCGGCGACGACGACTGAGCTCGCCGCGAGCTCACGCGTTCGGCGGCCCCGACCCCGGATTTCACTTTCCGGCAGGTCACGGGCTAAAGTTCTTCTTGTTCGCCCGCCGAGCGGGAAGAACGCAAGGGGCTATAGCTCAGTTGGTAGAGCACCTGCATGGCATGCAGGGGGTCAGGAGTTCGAATCTCCTTAGCTCCACATTCACAGAAGATCCCGTCCGGTCATTTCGACCGGGCGGGATTCTTCGTTTCCGGCCCGGAGATGTCTGCCTAGGAGGGCTGGGTGGTGGTGGCCCGCATGAATTCCCGCAGGGCGCCCATGCGGTCGCGGCTCTGCCCGTCGTTCGGTGTGTAGGTCACTATGCGGGCCTCCGGCATGCCGTTGATCGACAGGGAGACCGAGGTCATCCGCATCTCGCCCACCGCCTCGTGCCGGAACGTCTTCACCCGTGACCCCGGCGGCACCACGTCACCGCTGGCCCACAGCTCGGCGAAGAACGGGCTGGCCGCCGAGAGCCGGCTGATGAACGACTCCCACGCGGGCTCGCCCACGTGCCGCCCGTACGCCCCGCGCAACTGCGCGACCATCACGGGAAGTTCGGACTCGCGGAACACCAGGGGACAGGACGGCTCCGGAACCATGAACAGTCCCCACAGCACATTGGGCCGGTTCGAGTCGCCCATCGGCGGAGGGAAGAACAGGTCGCGATAGGCGGGGTTGGTGGCCAGGACGTCGTATCGGGCGTTGTAGACCACGGCCGGATTGGGGTCCAGGGCGTCGAGGATGCCCTGGATCTCCGGGCCGACCTCCAGGGCGCAGGCCTGGTCCTCGTCGTCCGGTGAGTGCGGCACCTCCGCCAGGTGGTACAGGTGCTCCCGCTCCGGCCGGTCGAGGCGCAGGGTGCGGGCCACGGCGTCCAGGACCTGCGCCGAGGCGTTGATCGGGCGGCCCTGCTCCAGCCACGTGTACCAGGTCACCCCG
Proteins encoded in this window:
- a CDS encoding helix-turn-helix transcriptional regulator → MAVSTQRRRPELAAFLRSRRARVTPEDVGMPPGLRRRTPGLRREEVAQLSGVGVTWYTWLEQGRPINASAQVLDAVARTLRLDRPEREHLYHLAEVPHSPDDEDQACALEVGPEIQGILDALDPNPAVVYNARYDVLATNPAYRDLFFPPPMGDSNRPNVLWGLFMVPEPSCPLVFRESELPVMVAQLRGAYGRHVGEPAWESFISRLSAASPFFAELWASGDVVPPGSRVKTFRHEAVGEMRMTSVSLSINGMPEARIVTYTPNDGQSRDRMGALREFMRATTTQPS